Proteins encoded in a region of the Mycolicibacterium chitae genome:
- a CDS encoding Clp protease N-terminal domain-containing protein — protein sequence MFERFSRGARAAVVLAQEEARDLGARTIGPEHLLLGLLQGAGPDLAALLDGYGLSADVIRDRLAGDGEAGFADDAEALRHIGIDLYAVRDAVNTSFGPDAFDAALHRSGRRRRRRGHLPFGRAARKALELALREALAHKDRTVAVEHLLLGLLRGGDDRVVGVIAEHVYAAQLRDEVVALLDRAA from the coding sequence ATGTTCGAGCGGTTCAGCCGCGGCGCCCGCGCCGCGGTGGTGCTCGCCCAGGAGGAGGCGCGTGACCTCGGCGCGCGGACCATCGGTCCCGAGCACCTGCTGCTGGGCCTGCTGCAGGGCGCCGGACCCGACCTCGCCGCGCTGCTGGACGGCTACGGGCTCAGCGCCGACGTCATTCGCGACCGCCTGGCCGGCGACGGTGAGGCCGGCTTCGCCGACGACGCGGAGGCCCTGCGGCACATCGGGATTGACCTGTACGCGGTGCGCGACGCGGTGAACACGTCGTTCGGGCCGGACGCCTTCGACGCGGCGCTGCACCGCTCGGGCCGGCGCCGCCGCCGGCGTGGTCACCTGCCGTTCGGCCGCGCCGCCCGCAAGGCGCTGGAGCTGGCGTTGCGAGAAGCGTTGGCGCACAAGGACCGAACCGTCGCCGTCGAACATCTGCTGCTCGGGCTGTTGCGCGGCGGCGATGACCGCGTCGTCGGTGTGATCGCCGAGCACGTCTACGCCGCGCAACTGCGCGACGAGGTGGTCGCACTGCTCGACCGCGCCGCCTGA
- a CDS encoding helix-turn-helix domain-containing protein, translating into MTAAPEPVEPDFDRSLGDIDPAVGLRAVGALQRLQERLEALHVANAREQGWSWQAIADALGVSRQAVHQKYNRRR; encoded by the coding sequence ATGACTGCCGCGCCGGAACCGGTGGAACCGGACTTCGACCGGAGCCTCGGCGATATCGACCCGGCCGTGGGCCTGCGTGCCGTCGGCGCGCTGCAGCGACTTCAGGAGCGGCTCGAGGCGCTGCACGTCGCCAATGCCCGGGAGCAGGGCTGGAGTTGGCAGGCCATCGCCGACGCGCTCGGCGTCAGCCGACAGGCCGTGCATCAGAAGTACAACCGCAGGAGGTGA
- a CDS encoding phosphotransferase, protein MKNPVMQARSAVGLVGHLGRGVQRVATDAVLGNRVGPPRAVAALDAAALTKVLGRPVTSVTVLDGDAGTSSRARLALTGDGVPETVFVKMPADNAATRLMGELGRLGNTEVRFYRELSPGLTGVPKLHGADFDPLTGRYILVLEDLAVDACEFPDTLHPIGPDRAALIVELLAKLHAAYWERLPTGRGPLDWLYTASGDSTSLLTGALMNTSVKRLADRTSIPLETGRFIIDNYRAAAMLIDRPPHTVMHGDAHPGNVYFRNGAAGLLDWQAVRRGHPSRELAYTLVTSMTPEERRAAQRDLLDEYRQALAAAGGPELDRDDLWLRYRQAALYAYVAALITAGMGGMQVETIAMEGLRRAVAALEDLETVAALKASL, encoded by the coding sequence ATGAAGAATCCAGTGATGCAGGCACGTTCGGCGGTCGGTCTGGTCGGGCATCTGGGCCGCGGCGTGCAACGCGTGGCCACCGATGCGGTGTTGGGCAACAGGGTGGGGCCGCCCCGCGCCGTCGCGGCGCTGGACGCCGCGGCCCTGACCAAGGTGCTCGGGCGTCCCGTCACCTCGGTGACCGTCCTGGACGGCGACGCCGGCACATCGTCGCGCGCGCGGCTGGCACTGACCGGCGACGGCGTCCCCGAGACGGTGTTCGTCAAGATGCCCGCCGACAACGCCGCCACCCGGCTGATGGGTGAGCTCGGCCGACTGGGCAACACCGAGGTCCGCTTCTACCGCGAGCTGTCCCCCGGCCTGACCGGGGTGCCGAAGCTGCACGGCGCCGACTTCGACCCGCTGACCGGTCGCTACATCCTGGTTCTCGAGGATCTGGCGGTCGACGCGTGCGAGTTCCCCGACACCCTGCACCCCATCGGCCCCGACCGGGCCGCGCTGATCGTCGAGCTGCTGGCCAAGCTGCACGCCGCCTACTGGGAGCGGCTGCCCACCGGCCGCGGACCGCTGGACTGGCTCTATACCGCCTCCGGGGACAGCACCTCGCTGCTCACCGGCGCGTTGATGAACACCTCGGTGAAACGGCTGGCCGACCGCACCTCGATCCCCCTGGAGACCGGCCGCTTCATCATCGACAACTACCGCGCCGCGGCGATGCTGATCGACCGCCCGCCGCACACCGTCATGCACGGCGACGCGCATCCGGGCAACGTGTACTTCCGCAACGGTGCGGCCGGGCTGCTGGACTGGCAGGCGGTCCGACGCGGCCATCCGTCCCGTGAACTGGCCTACACCCTGGTCACCAGCATGACCCCGGAGGAGCGCCGGGCCGCCCAGCGCGACCTGCTAGACGAGTACCGCCAGGCCCTGGCCGCCGCGGGCGGGCCCGAGCTGGACCGCGACGACCTGTGGCTGCGCTACCGGCAGGCCGCGCTCTACGCCTACGTGGCCGCGTTGATCACCGCGGGCATGGGCGGCATGCAGGTGGAGACCATTGCGATGGAGGGGTTGCGGCGCGCCGTCGCCGCCCTCGAGGATCTGGAAACCGTTGCGGCGCTGAAGGCCTCGCTCTAG
- a CDS encoding DUF4229 domain-containing protein: MVLDVLAYIGARLLLVGALAAVIFFGAHWIGIGDIPLVVAFLFAIVIALPLGIWLFAPLRRRATASIAAVDERRRRDREQLQARLRGEDPPSN; this comes from the coding sequence ATGGTGCTCGACGTCCTGGCCTACATCGGCGCGCGCCTGTTGCTGGTCGGTGCGCTGGCTGCGGTCATCTTCTTCGGCGCCCACTGGATCGGGATCGGCGACATCCCGTTGGTGGTGGCTTTCCTGTTCGCCATCGTGATCGCGCTGCCGCTGGGCATCTGGTTGTTCGCGCCGTTGCGTCGGCGCGCGACCGCCAGCATCGCCGCCGTCGACGAGCGGCGCCGTCGCGACCGCGAGCAACTCCAGGCGCGGCTGCGCGGCGAGGATCCGCCGAGCAACTAG
- a CDS encoding MinD/ParA family ATP-binding protein, whose translation MPRYPSEAFRDEQRFSEGPPPAQWTDPTPPTGFPAVGQYSTPPGQQAGHQQGPPPGQPWPPAPSGAYPPGAVLPPPYRPDVPQTPYPDLATHALLKPVKPAPTSGWRRWLYVLSGKTINVGESPKDAHRRNLVAHVNHPLQGCYKIAVLSLKGGVGKTTITATLGATLASIRGDRVVAVDANPDRGTLSQKVALETPATVRDLLHDADNIERYSDVRRYTSQGPSRLEVLASESDPAVSEAFSSQDYARTLEVLERFYSLVLTDCGTGLMHSAMSAVLSSADTLIVVSSGSVDGARSASATLDWLDAHGHEDLVRNSVCVVNAVRPRSGKVDMQKVVDHFSRRCRAVRLVPFDPHLEEGAEISLDRLQPSTRDALIELAAVVADGFPSEFRPR comes from the coding sequence CTGCCCCGATACCCGTCCGAGGCCTTCCGCGACGAGCAGCGATTCAGCGAAGGGCCGCCGCCGGCGCAGTGGACCGACCCGACGCCGCCGACGGGCTTTCCCGCCGTCGGCCAGTATTCGACCCCGCCCGGGCAACAGGCCGGACATCAGCAAGGGCCGCCGCCGGGACAGCCGTGGCCGCCGGCACCGTCGGGCGCCTACCCGCCCGGGGCCGTGCTGCCGCCGCCGTACCGGCCCGACGTCCCGCAGACCCCGTACCCCGACCTGGCGACCCACGCGCTGCTCAAACCCGTCAAACCGGCGCCGACCAGTGGCTGGCGCCGCTGGCTCTACGTGCTGTCGGGCAAGACCATCAACGTCGGGGAGAGCCCCAAGGATGCACACCGCCGCAACCTCGTCGCGCACGTCAACCATCCGCTGCAGGGCTGCTACAAGATCGCGGTGCTCAGCCTGAAGGGCGGCGTCGGCAAGACCACCATCACCGCGACGCTCGGCGCGACGCTGGCCTCGATCCGCGGCGACCGGGTAGTGGCGGTGGACGCGAACCCCGACCGCGGCACGCTGAGCCAGAAGGTGGCGCTGGAAACCCCCGCGACGGTGCGCGACCTACTGCACGACGCGGACAACATCGAGCGCTACAGCGATGTGCGCCGCTACACCTCGCAGGGGCCGAGCCGGCTTGAGGTGCTGGCCTCGGAGAGCGACCCCGCGGTCTCGGAGGCCTTCAGCTCGCAGGACTACGCGCGCACCCTGGAGGTGCTCGAGCGGTTCTACAGCCTGGTGCTCACCGACTGCGGGACCGGTCTGATGCATTCGGCGATGTCGGCGGTGCTGTCCAGCGCGGACACGTTGATCGTGGTGAGTTCCGGTTCGGTGGACGGTGCGCGCAGCGCCTCGGCGACGCTGGACTGGCTGGACGCCCACGGCCATGAGGACCTGGTGCGCAATTCGGTGTGCGTGGTCAACGCGGTGCGGCCGCGGTCCGGCAAGGTCGACATGCAGAAGGTCGTCGATCACTTCTCGCGACGGTGCCGGGCGGTGCGGTTGGTGCCGTTCGATCCGCACCTGGAGGAGGGTGCCGAGATCAGTCTGGACAGGCTGCAACCGTCGACCCGGGATGCGCTCATCGAGCTGGCGGCGGTGGTCGCCGACGGGTTCCCCAGCGAGTTCCGCCCGCGCTGA
- the ccsB gene encoding c-type cytochrome biogenesis protein CcsB — MNSEHVDLDLARYSDWAFTSSVVVLMVALLALAVELAYSRSRKVAERELVHAGSVSADSATPGVVVDAPRRTADDRVGRTGLALVYLGIALLLACIVLRGMSTGRVPWGNMYEFINLTCFCGLVAAAVVLRRPQYRTLWVFVLVPVLILLTVSGKWLYSHAAPVMPALQSYWLPIHVSVVSLGSGVFLVAGVASILFLLKMSRFGAPGAEGPVARVISRLPDAQTLDRIAYRTTIFAFPVFGFGVIFGAIWAEEAWGRYWGWDPKETVSFIAWVVYAAYLHARSTAGWRDRKAAWINVVGFIAMVFNLFFINLVTVGLHSYAGVG, encoded by the coding sequence ATGAACAGCGAGCACGTGGACCTCGATCTGGCCCGCTACTCGGACTGGGCGTTCACGTCCTCGGTCGTGGTGCTGATGGTGGCGCTGCTGGCGCTGGCGGTCGAGCTGGCCTACAGCCGCAGCCGCAAGGTGGCCGAACGCGAGTTGGTGCACGCCGGATCGGTGAGTGCGGACAGCGCCACCCCGGGCGTCGTCGTCGACGCTCCGCGACGCACGGCCGACGACCGCGTGGGCCGGACCGGGCTGGCGCTGGTCTACCTGGGCATCGCGCTGCTGCTGGCCTGCATCGTGCTGCGCGGCATGTCCACCGGCCGGGTGCCGTGGGGCAACATGTACGAGTTCATCAACCTGACCTGCTTCTGCGGGTTGGTGGCCGCCGCGGTGGTGCTGCGCCGTCCGCAGTACCGCACGCTGTGGGTGTTCGTCCTGGTGCCGGTGTTGATCCTGCTGACGGTGTCGGGCAAGTGGCTCTACAGCCACGCCGCCCCCGTCATGCCCGCGCTGCAGTCCTACTGGCTGCCCATCCACGTCTCGGTGGTGAGCCTGGGCTCCGGGGTGTTCCTGGTGGCCGGCGTGGCCAGCATCCTGTTCCTGCTGAAGATGTCCCGGTTCGGTGCGCCGGGCGCCGAGGGGCCGGTGGCGCGGGTCATCTCGCGGCTGCCCGACGCGCAGACGTTGGACCGGATCGCCTACCGCACCACGATTTTCGCGTTCCCGGTGTTCGGCTTCGGGGTGATCTTCGGGGCCATCTGGGCCGAGGAGGCCTGGGGTCGCTACTGGGGCTGGGACCCCAAGGAGACGGTGTCGTTCATCGCCTGGGTGGTCTACGCCGCCTATCTGCACGCGCGCTCGACGGCGGGCTGGCGCGACCGCAAGGCCGCCTGGATCAACGTGGTCGGGTTCATCGCCATGGTGTTCAACCTGTTCTTCATCAACCTGGTGACCGTGGGGCTGCACTCCTACGCCGGGGTCGGCTGA
- the resB gene encoding cytochrome c biogenesis protein ResB: protein MGTALVLLFLVALAAIPGALLPQRSLNAGKVDEYIATHSTLGPWLDRFQFFDVFSSFWFTAIYVLLFVSLVGCLTPRMIEHVRTLRAVPVAAPRNLGRLPKHAQADAAGDPRQMAEQMSQRLRGWRKVIREPEGSAGAVELSAEKGYLREFGNLVFHFSLLGLLVAIAFGKMFGYEGNVIVIADGGPGFCSASPAAFDSFRAGNTVDGTSLEPICLRVHDFDAEYLDSGQAIGFAANISYQAGADLAADNWQDYRLAVNHPLRVAGDRVYLQGHGYAPTFTVRFPNGEVRSQTIQWRPDDQLTLLSSGVVRIDPPAGMYPDVDERRKQQIAVQGLLAPTEQLHGTLLSSSYPAPNNPAVAIDIYRGDTGLDSGRPQSLFSLDERLIEQGRLEKLDRVNLRVGEEVRLDDGSVLSFDAVTPFVNLQVSHDPGQVWVLVFSMTMMAGLLVSLVVRRRRIWVRLVPGQATGTVNVELGGLARTDNSGWGDEFERLTERLLKEVS, encoded by the coding sequence ATGGGCACCGCGCTGGTGCTGCTGTTCCTGGTGGCGCTGGCGGCCATCCCCGGCGCGCTGCTGCCCCAGCGCAGCCTGAACGCCGGCAAGGTCGACGAGTACATCGCGACGCACTCGACCCTCGGCCCCTGGCTGGATCGCTTTCAGTTCTTCGACGTGTTCTCCAGCTTCTGGTTCACCGCGATCTACGTGCTGCTGTTCGTGTCGCTGGTGGGGTGCCTGACCCCGCGGATGATCGAGCACGTCCGGACGCTGCGCGCCGTCCCGGTGGCCGCGCCGCGCAACCTGGGCCGGCTGCCCAAGCACGCGCAGGCCGACGCCGCCGGGGACCCGCGGCAGATGGCCGAGCAGATGTCGCAGCGGCTGCGGGGCTGGCGCAAGGTGATCCGCGAGCCCGAGGGCAGCGCCGGGGCGGTCGAACTATCCGCGGAGAAGGGCTATCTGCGCGAGTTCGGCAACCTGGTGTTCCACTTCTCGCTGCTGGGCCTGCTGGTCGCGATCGCGTTCGGCAAGATGTTCGGCTACGAGGGCAACGTCATCGTCATCGCCGACGGCGGCCCGGGATTCTGCTCGGCCTCACCGGCGGCGTTCGACTCGTTCCGGGCCGGCAACACCGTCGACGGCACGTCGCTGGAGCCCATCTGCCTGCGGGTGCACGACTTCGACGCCGAGTACCTGGACAGCGGGCAGGCCATCGGGTTCGCCGCCAACATCAGCTATCAGGCCGGCGCCGACCTGGCCGCCGACAACTGGCAGGACTACCGGCTGGCGGTCAACCACCCGCTGCGGGTCGCCGGCGACCGGGTCTATCTGCAGGGCCACGGCTACGCGCCGACGTTCACGGTGAGGTTCCCCAACGGCGAGGTGCGCTCGCAGACGATCCAGTGGCGTCCCGACGATCAGCTCACGCTGCTGTCCTCCGGGGTGGTGCGCATCGATCCGCCCGCCGGCATGTACCCCGACGTCGACGAGCGCCGCAAGCAGCAGATCGCGGTGCAGGGGCTGCTGGCACCCACCGAACAACTGCACGGCACGCTGCTGTCGTCGAGCTACCCGGCCCCGAACAACCCGGCCGTCGCGATCGACATCTACCGCGGCGACACGGGCCTGGACTCCGGCCGGCCGCAGTCGCTGTTCAGCCTCGACGAGCGGCTCATCGAACAGGGCCGGCTGGAGAAGCTGGACCGGGTGAACCTGCGCGTCGGCGAGGAGGTCCGTCTCGACGACGGCTCGGTGCTGAGCTTCGACGCCGTGACGCCGTTCGTGAACCTGCAGGTGTCCCACGACCCGGGTCAGGTGTGGGTGCTGGTGTTCTCGATGACGATGATGGCCGGGCTGCTGGTGTCGCTGGTGGTGCGACGGCGTCGCATCTGGGTCCGGCTGGTCCCGGGGCAGGCCACCGGTACCGTGAACGTCGAGCTGGGCGGCTTGGCGCGGACCGACAATTCGGGCTGGGGCGACGAGTTCGAACGGCTCACCGAACGATTGTTGAAGGAAGTGTCATGA
- a CDS encoding cytochrome c biogenesis CcdA family protein — translation MSGAAELAASGPLLLALGLSVLAGLVSFASPCVVPLVPGYLSYLAAVVGVDERVEAAEGALKLRTQRLRVAGSALLFVAGFTAVFLLGTIAVLGMTTSLITNQLVLQRVGGVIIIIMGLAFIGFIPALQRQARFTPRMLSTVAGAPLLGAVFALGWTPCLGPTLTGVITVASATDGATVARGVVLVIAYCLGLGIPFILLAFGSTWALGALGWLRRHSRTIQIVGGVLLILVGLALVSGLWNEFISWVRDAFISDVRLPI, via the coding sequence ATGAGCGGGGCCGCCGAACTCGCCGCCTCGGGGCCGCTGCTGCTGGCGCTGGGGCTCAGCGTGCTCGCCGGCCTGGTGTCCTTCGCGTCGCCGTGTGTGGTCCCGCTGGTGCCCGGCTACCTGTCGTACCTGGCCGCGGTGGTCGGAGTCGACGAGCGCGTCGAGGCGGCCGAGGGGGCGCTCAAGCTCCGCACCCAGCGGTTGCGGGTCGCCGGTTCGGCGCTGCTGTTCGTGGCGGGTTTCACGGCGGTGTTCCTGCTGGGCACCATCGCGGTGCTCGGTATGACGACGTCGCTGATCACCAATCAGCTTGTGCTGCAACGGGTCGGCGGCGTGATCATCATCATCATGGGGTTGGCCTTCATCGGGTTCATCCCGGCGCTGCAGCGTCAGGCGCGCTTCACCCCGCGGATGCTCTCGACGGTGGCCGGGGCGCCGTTGCTCGGCGCGGTGTTCGCGCTGGGCTGGACCCCGTGCCTGGGCCCGACCCTGACCGGCGTCATCACCGTGGCCTCGGCGACCGACGGCGCCACCGTCGCGCGCGGGGTGGTGCTGGTGATCGCCTACTGCCTGGGTCTGGGCATCCCGTTCATCCTGTTGGCCTTCGGCTCCACCTGGGCGCTGGGCGCGCTGGGCTGGCTGCGCCGGCACAGCCGCACCATCCAGATCGTCGGCGGCGTGCTGCTGATCCTCGTCGGCCTGGCGCTGGTGAGCGGGCTGTGGAACGAGTTCATCTCCTGGGTGCGCGACGCGTTCATCAGCGACGTGAGGCTGCCGATTTGA
- a CDS encoding TlpA disulfide reductase family protein codes for MRSRIFALLALALAGCLALTGCATGDDAVAQGGTFEFVAPGGKTDIFYDPPESRGQPGPIRGPDLMDPDRERSLEEFAGDVVVLNVWGQWCGPCRTEMTQLQEVYDTTRDQGVSFLGIDVRDNDRDAAKDFILDRNITFPSIYDPPMRTMIAFGGRYPTSAIPSTIVLDREHRVAAVFLRELLAEDLLPVVQRLADES; via the coding sequence CTGCGCAGTCGGATCTTCGCGCTGTTGGCGCTGGCGTTGGCCGGCTGCCTGGCGCTGACCGGCTGCGCCACCGGCGACGACGCCGTCGCCCAGGGCGGCACGTTCGAGTTCGTCGCCCCCGGCGGGAAGACCGACATCTTCTACGACCCGCCCGAATCCCGCGGTCAGCCCGGCCCCATCCGCGGGCCCGACCTGATGGACCCCGACCGGGAGCGCTCGCTGGAGGAATTCGCCGGCGATGTGGTGGTCCTCAACGTCTGGGGACAGTGGTGCGGTCCGTGCCGCACGGAAATGACGCAGCTGCAAGAGGTTTACGACACCACCCGCGATCAGGGCGTGTCCTTCCTCGGGATCGACGTGCGGGACAACGACCGCGACGCCGCCAAGGATTTCATCCTGGACCGCAACATCACGTTCCCGTCGATCTACGACCCGCCGATGCGCACCATGATCGCCTTCGGCGGGCGCTACCCGACCTCGGCGATCCCGTCGACCATCGTGCTGGACCGCGAGCACCGGGTGGCCGCGGTGTTCCTGCGCGAACTGCTCGCCGAGGACCTGCTGCCCGTGGTGCAACGGCTGGCCGACGAATCATGA